A DNA window from Pyrus communis chromosome 3, drPyrComm1.1, whole genome shotgun sequence contains the following coding sequences:
- the LOC137727400 gene encoding E3 ubiquitin-protein ligase RSL1-like, whose protein sequence is MEGQAISGDEVSVNLVREEDEEEFRSCCEDEDEVWKETEEQVKGETKDESKYDLDEFSVKMFFKGMSIAGYGDPGCGLSGIGVVMERSTNVPAIQVQKRLDFYVEELVADYLALMDGLVEAVQNKVRRVYAFTDSELLYDQVSHEEKLEVPILVALRQRILEHASNLEAFVLKLAPDVDLERPSKLAQVAIGVVSFPAKGVESLENCSICCDDKPSLMMITMKCSHKFCSHCMRTYVDGKVQSSQVPIRCPQLRCKYYISTAECKSFLPLTSYESLEKSFAEANILHSDRMYCPFPNCSVLLDPLECFSARASSSSQSDNSCIECPVCQRFICADCGVPWHTSMSCEEFQNLPLEERDAADITLYRLAQSNSWRRCQQCRRMIELSQGCYHMTCWCGHEFCYSCGAEYRDSQQTCQCAFWDEDNNTQDLVTQSMQESEQWAWETFNSLPMIMDAYSDQEKSQLALIQRFLAGGFSLSDHPPYQSPPRCTDSYVDAMKDLHQLPWLERFVSVISDNYYEEYIQ, encoded by the exons ATGGAGGGTCAGGCAATTTCTGGTGATGAGGTTTCTGTTAATTTAGTTAGAGAGGAAGACGAGGAAGAGTTCCGGAGCTGTTGCGAAGACGAAGATGAAGTTTGGAAGGAGACTGAAGAACAAGTGAAAGGGGAGACAAAAGATGAGTCAAAATATGATCTCGACGAATTTTCTGTTAAAATGTTCTTCAAAGGCATGTCCATAGCTGGCTATGGGGACCCCGGTTGTGGACTTTCTGGAATCGGAGTTGTCATGGAAAGATCAACCAATGTTCCTGCAATTCAGGTGCAGAAAAGGCTTGATTTTTATGTGGAGGAGCTTGTGGCTGACTATTTAGCCCTGATGGATGGTTTAGTGGAGGCTGTGCAGAATAAAGTCCGTAGGGTGTATGCATTTACAGATTCCGAATTGCTATATGATCAG GTTTCACATGAGGAGAAACTTGAAGTTCCAATCCTAGTGGCACTGAGGCAAAGGATTTTAGAGCATGCCAGTAATCTCGAAGCTTTTGTTCTGAAACTTGCCCCTGATGTAGATCTTGAGCGGCCATCAAAATTAGCCCAAGTGGCTATTGGAGTTGTCTCTTTTCCTGCTAAGGGTGTTGAATCTCTTGAGAACTGTTCCATCTGTTGCGACGATAAACCATCCTTGATGATGATCACCATGAAATGTTCTCATAAGTTCTGTTCACATTGCATGAGAACATACGTTGATGGGAAGGTGCAGTCCTCTCAAGTCCCCATCAGATGTCCTCAACTGAGATGCAAGTATTACATCTCCACTGCTGAGTGCAAATCTTTTCTTCCACTCACTTCGTATGAGTCATTGGAGAAATCCTTTGCAGAAGCAAATATTCTCCACTCAGATAGAATGTACTgcccatttccaaattgttctgTCCTGCTTGATCCCCTTGAATGTTTCTCAGCTAGGGCAAGTTCATCAAGTCAGTCAGATAACAGCTGCATTGAATGTCCAGTTTGTCAGAGGTTCATCTGTGCGGATTGTGGGGTTCCTTGGCATACTTCTATGAGCTGCGAGGAGTTCCAGAATCTCCCATTGGAAGAGAGAGATGCTGCAGACATTACCTTATATCGCTTGGCACAAAGTAACAGCTGGAGGCGTTGCCAGCAGTGTCGTAGGATGATTGAGCTCTCTCAAGGTTGCTACCACATGACGTGTTG GTGTGGGCATGAGTTCTGTTATTCTTGTGGTGCTGAATATCGGGATAGCCAACAGACTTGTCAATGTGCCTTTTGGGACGAAGACAACAACACACAAGACTTGGTCACTCAGTCTATGCAAGAATCCGAGCAATGGGCGTGGGAAACATTCAATTCACTCCCCATGATAATGGATGCATACTCGGACCAAGAGAAATCACAGCTGGCGCTGATCCAGAGATTCCTAGCGGGGGGCTTCAGTTTAAGCGACCATCCCCCTTATCAATCCCCACCTCGGTGTACAGATTCTTATGTAGACGCCATGAAAGATCTCCATCAGCTTCCTTGGCTCGAGAGGTTTGTTTCCGTTATAAGTGATAACTACTACGAAGAATATATCCAGTGA